A region of Corvus cornix cornix isolate S_Up_H32 chromosome 3, ASM73873v5, whole genome shotgun sequence DNA encodes the following proteins:
- the TDRD6 gene encoding tudor domain-containing protein 6 isoform X1: protein MSAGPGSLGRGDTVTLRVSAVGLYPEVPILRLWGLLGERKADYALLHREIQAAAGPRLAARPEPSGSGASGTRLCPGELALVEVLGIWYRCCVVSCSAQGYRVFLLDEGYVVATSAYYLARGCSELFQLRPEVLGCVVADVMPSQGHEGTACGDSPVSRWTVEAMEFLSFLHGKEVSGVVQEVITPQLIVLELPQLVVQMRQLGLAKRVSPSWFCQVLRRCLPFGQLKKQLCQQPPACSLGTFADPQLVHVLLSYWPLSPALDYYYPQLQLGVTEPVLVTHVSDPHHIYCQLQCLSEEICCLSDTMCHAYDQWEQDLLPKVGSPCAARGMDGQWYRAILLELIGEGQDQHAALVIFVDYGRKETVTRANLRHLPAECFRMPVVTYICALQGVSDGGRGWSPLQVDLLKALVLGRGVSAHIEAFNSFEHLYYVTLYGENGIDLNGLFGSQACCLVSTHVSQTEAHEQLEVEESLVEELGLPPEAPPVLTHGGLAGAAVAGVHLKTWTFYSARVSHLQDPSEFWLQLHEHYQLFRQLRQCMWNFYSHSTKLDGAEWDPQPGSLCCASWNEGVFYRAVVTRVLDTGVEIHLVDRGSTETVGLCAVKELLPRFRKLPALALKCCLAGVSPLRGSWSEASVSAFREMVLNKELKVWFLSAQGDKYMVEIFDQSQLGERRVSKLMGQRGYAKYQRYEMPKTSQKSDKSVTQASSLVCAAEESQKNAEKRRREQCDLKSSDRVVDSHVGVMVRDSPIAAIHSSRSTELCSQDYEGKENLHASLGQNYAEIKPGSSCGGHLEVGSTVNVILSYVENPSCFWCQLSRNFHDLEVLMDEIQEHCKNSSQPHVWPNLVCLAQYSEDKKWYRALIVSEGVCAEKVEVIYVDYGNREQVCLTKLRAISEHFLRLEAQAFRCSLYNLIQPNGQNPFAWDEEAIQTFRQFVVDSSSDLDLKCTIFALASINRDLFNIVDLITPFQSACQFLIEKGVARPLFPQKRLESLVQLHSFYYSSHGIKIGSEEDVYITHVENPWMFYCQLERCADALAQLADNISRLSERVTSTGTLGKSGTLCLARYSDSQWYRGVIMERQPKAKVFFVDFGNTEAIEADDLLILPSDASDILLVPMQAIKCSVSDVSSVSKEAATWFKEAVLERRLKAIVVAKDSDNTLLVELFDGNTQINTKLKDLSLNSTGLCSHVHNETLCSRNTDVNERDEPAESPLNAGRPLERKRRPEAQQEQGSRRHLKEEVLDLFQHSVKGDVAAGLLGPGEMLSSKDAILLDKAGEESLLFSQMDTLSDTKSDAEGRCIMLKNSSDLPPQKIVPALKTLVYVSYINDLQDFYVQLGSDEVQLNNILESLNNGKSVKEPCGQLFQAGDLISAVYSEDSLWYRAVVKEKTSDNSIRVHYIDYGDTSVISVDQACRLPKDLSSIPAMSIHCFLGGLKCKKSADWREKALFYFTKRTSEILLSCEFVKKVDDKWEVILSDHQGIITVDLADKDLPSRERLFLRKKMDKREKSDMITVCEPLPPQVQNEISDVSDCKSFIWKFPEAGQTLKIYVTVVNSPGFFWCHCADTKDVSYIEKKIEEAEKLGLSSLNDSKSCIKSGDTCLAKYSQDGWFYRAQISSVKDDSVVVRHVDYGSEEAISLEMIRQMPCELLRVPAQAFACCLSGFSPSEGSWLSDANKKFYDMTENLALGAEVVEIRENKDSEVPLCVVKLEASGNSINEEMKPFWKANKETGDSAFSNLCNSLKENSSSNSNLGLCLDKETTAVCGLAQEESENALFCSDPFLGITSECIETAEANVSVGAASGKVDDGYEMGKCENSFDKEIALSEGDSDNNMLLEPMRSYSPHIVGNGMKAVEQDLPEIMLGEQAEPKAKLTGSAPAASLFLGKEQELQRLPVLRAQPSASNGTGTLELDPLEMHLPCYDLNELLEELEGLLEKSSFGEGTKEALEAKSLEMQAASGSKAREMVLEQELLELTDVREETGQLGALNCLEVLPLRNEKENLVPSVSDREKAVELIASDVQPSLGEKTKKLQANLSGIHETEAVLDDWMEADPPSLWLPTSGGRPEKELCQKMHDKQLMLGAKFEPFLELVLPDVQPPQEDREEDLLGLEHDVLQSSANSGSQFSFLSKDSANQRRVFTVKSHDCKVEKHKGWRKKKEDCVEEWMEQDLTDSFKESGNTCVQSLGCRPGEDEKQNENLADCNAAHHDYPCNLKGFAVGSKCVVWTSLKWCDARILEVSEKGTKVLNLCSGNEEIVHPENVWNGIPDWAHRSSEALTPATENLQSLPEESLLQEKQTGCSSNLAEDAHVLQHC, encoded by the exons ATGAGCGCCGGGCCGGGGTCCCTCGGCCGCGGCGATACCGTCACCTTGCGGGTCAGCGCCGTGGGGCTCTACCCCGAGGTGCCTATCCTGCGGCTATGGGGGCTGCTGGGCGAACGCAAGGCTGACTATGCCCTCCTCCACCGCGAAATCCaggcggcggccgggccgcgccTGGCGGCCCGCCCAGAGCCCAGTGGGTCGGGGGCCAGCGGGaccaggctgtgcccaggagagctggcaCTGGTGGAGGTGTTGGGCATCTGGTACCGCTGCTGTGTGGTGAGTTGCAGTGCCCAGGGGTACCGTGTCTTCCTGCTGGACGAGGGGTACGTGGTGGCCACATCCGCATACTACTTGGCACggggctgctcagagctgttcCAGCTGCGCCCAgaggtgctgggctgtgtcGTGGCTGATGTCATGCCCTCCCAGGGTCACGAGGGGACAGCCTGTGGGGATTCACCAGTGTCCAGGTGGACCGTGGAGGCGATGGAGTTCCTCAGCTTCCTGCATGGCAAGGAGGTGTCCGGTGTGGTGCAGGAGGTGATAACGCCACAGCTTATCGTACTCGAGCTGCCCCAGCTCGTGGTCCAGATGCGGCAGCTGGGCCTGGCCAAGCGTGTCTCTCCCAGCTGGTTCTGCCAGGTACTCAGGCGCTGCCTGCCTTTTGGCCAGTTAaagaagcagctctgtcagcagcCTCCAGCGTGTTCCCTTGGAACTTTTGCAGATCCGCAGCTTGTCCATGTGTTGCTCTCGTACTGGCCTCTGTCACCTGCTTTGGATTACTACTACCCTCAACTTCAGTTGGGTGTGACGGAGCCTGTCCTAGTGACCCATGTCTCTGACCCACACCACATCTACTGCCAGTTGCAGTGCCTGTCTGAGGAGATCTGTTGCCTTTCTGATACCATGTGCCATGCTTATGACCAGTGGGAGCAGGATTTATTGCCCAAAGTGGGCTCGCCCTGTGCTGCCCGTGGGATGGATGGCCAGTGGTACCGTGCCATTCTGCTGGAGCTCATTGGTGAGGGGCAGGACCAGCATGCAGCTCTTGTGATCTTTGTGGACTATGGCAGGAAGGAGACTGTAACCAGAGCTAACCTGCGCCATTTGCCTGCTGAGTGTTTTCGCATGCCTGTGGTCACTTACATCTGTGCTCTTCAGGGTGTTTCGGATGGGGGGCGTGGCTGGTCCCCGTTACAGGTCGATTTGCTGAAAGCATTGGTGCTCGGCAGAGGAGTGAGTGCTCACATTGAAGCCTTTAACTCCTTTGAGCATCTCTATTATGTGACACTCTATGGGGAAAACGGCATTGATTTGAACGGTCTTTTTGGGTCTCAGGCTTGCTGCCTGGTCAGTACTCATGTGAGCCAAACTGAGGCTCATGAGCAGCTGGAAGTAGAGGAATCCTTAGTTGAAGAATTGGGATTGCCACCAGAAGCACCTCCTGTTTTAACACACGGAGGtttggctggtgctgctgtagCTGGTGTGCATCTGAAGACCTGGACATTCTACAGTGCACGGGTCTCTCACCTCCAAGACCCATCTGAGTTTTGGCTGCAGCTCCATGAGCATTATCAGCTCTTCAGGCAGCTAAGGCAGTGCATGTGGAATTTTTATTCCCATTCCACAAAGCTGGATGGTGCTGAGTGGGACCCACAGCCTGGATCCCTTTGTTGTGCCAGTTGGAACGAGGGTGTCTTCTATCGAGCGGTGGTCACCAGGGTACTGGACACTGGGGTGGAAATACACCTGGTGGACAGAGGCAGTACAGAAACTGTGGGTCTGTGTGCTGtgaaggagctgctccctcGGTTCAGGAAACTGCCTGCTTTAGCTCTGAAGTGTTGTTTGGCAGGTGTCTCCCCTCTGAGAGGGAGTTGGAGTGAAGCCTCTGTGTCTGCATTCAGGGAGATGGTACTGAACAAAGAACTAAAGGTTTGGTTTTTGAGTGCGCAGGGTGACAAATACATGGTTGAAATTTTTGACCAGTCCCAGTTAGGAGAGAGAAGAGTAAGTAAACTCATGGGCCAGAGGGGTTATGCTAAATACCAGAGGTATGAAATGCCCAAGACTTCCCAGAAATCAGATAAGTCTGTGACACAGGCCTCTTCTCTAGTATGTGCTGCAGAGGAAAgccaaaaaaatgcagagaagagGCGCAGAGAACAATGTGATCTAAAGAGCAGTGATAGAGTGGTTGATTCTCATGTGGGTGTGATGGTCAGAGATAGCCCTATTGCAGCCATTCACAGTTCTAGAAGTACTGAACTTTGTTCTCAAGACTATGAGGGTAAGGAAAATCTGCACGCTTCTTTGGGTCAGAACTATGCGGAAATTAAGCCAGGCTCCTCTTGTGGAGGCCACTTAGAAGTGGGAAGTACAGTTAATGTTATTTTGTCATATGTTGAAAATCCTAGTTGTTTTTGGTGTCAGTTAAGTAGAAATTTCCATGACCTTGAGGTACTAATGGATGAAATTCAGGAGCATTGCAAGAATTCATCCCAGCCACATGTTTGGCCAAATCTTGTGTGTTTAGCCCAGTACTCGGAGGATAAAAAATGGTACAGGGCTTTAATAGTTAGTGAAGGAGTGTGTGCAGAAAAAGTAGAAGTCATATATGTTGACTATGGCAACAGAGAGCAGGTGTGTCTAACGAAGCTCCGTGCAATTAGTGAACACTTCCTTAGGTTAGAGGCTCAGGCATTCAGGTGCAGCCTTTACAACTTAATCCAACCTAATGGTCAGAATCCTTTTGCCTGGGATGAAGAAGCCATTCAGACTTTTCGGCAGTTTGTTGTTGATTCATCATCTGACCTTGATCTGAAGTGTACAATATTTGCCTTGGCTTCAATAAATAGGGACCTGTTTAACATTGTAGATTTAATCACGCCTTTTCAGAGTGCTTGCCAGTTTCTCATTGAGAAAGGTGTAGCCAGACCTTTATTTCCTCAAAAGCGCTTGGAATCTTTGGTCCAGCTTCACTCCTTCTATTATTCTAGTCACGGTATCAAAATTGGGAGTGAGGAAGACGTTTATATTACGCATGTTGAGAATCCATGGATGTTCTACTGCCAACTTGAAAGGTGTGCAGATGCCTTGGCACAGCTGGCTGATAACATCAGTCGCCTGAGTGAGAGAGTGACCAGCACAGGAACCTTGGGAAAGTCTGGGACCTTGTGTCTGGCAAGGTACTCTGACAGTCAGTGGTATAGGGGAGTAATTATGGAAAGACAACCTAAGGCTAAAGTCTTCTTTGTGGATTTTGGGAACACAGAGGCAATAGAGGCAGATGATCTGCTTATTTTACCCAGTGATGCTTCTGATATCTTGCTTGTGCCAATGCAGGCCATAAAGTGTTCTGTGTCTGATGTATCATCTGTTTCCAAAGAAGCTGCAACATGGTTTAAGGAAGCCGTCCTAGAAAGGAGATTAAAAGCAATAGTGGTAGCAAAGGACTCTGATAATACACTGCTGGTAGAGTTGTTTGATGGAAATACTCAAATTAATACAAAACTGAAGGACCTAAGCCTAAACAGTACAGGACTGTGTAGTCATGTACACAATGAGACTTTGTGCTCTAGAAATACAGATGTGAATGAGAGGGATGAGCCTGCAGAGTCCCCTTTAAATGCAGGTAGGCCTCTTGAAAGAAAACGTCGACCCGAAGCCCAGCAAGAACAAGGGAGCAGAAGACACTTAAAAGAAGAAGTTTTAGACCTTTTCCAGCACTCTGTGAAGGGAGATGTGGCAGCTGGATTACTAGGACCTGGTGAAATGCTTAGCAGTAAGGATGCTATTTTGTTGGATAAAGCAGGGGAGGAGtctctgctcttttcccagATGGATACACTGTCAGATACTAAATCTGATGCTGAAGGCAGGTGTATAATGCTTAAAAATTCATCTGATCTACCACCACAGAAGATAGTGCCAGCTCTTAAAACTTTAGTGTATGTGTCTTACATCAATGACCTGCAGGATTTTTATGTTCAACTAGGGAGTGACGAGGTTCAGCTTAACAACATTTTGGAAAGTTTAAACAATGGGAAATCAGTGAAGGAGCCTTGTGGGCAACTTTTCCAAGCAGGAGATTTAATCAGTGCTGTGTATTCAGAAGACAGCCTGTGGTATCGAGCTGTAGTAAAAGAGAAGACTTCTGACAATTCGATAAGGGTACATTATATTGATTATGGTGATACTTCAGTGATTAGTGTTGATCAAGCATGCAGGCTCCCTAAGGACTTGTCATCTATTCCAGCAATGAGTATTCACTGCTTTCTAGGTGGActtaaatgcaaaaaaagtgCAGACTGGAGAGAGAAAGCACTGTTTTACTTCACCAAGAGAACAAGTGAAATCCTGCTGTCATGTGAATTTGTAAAGAAGGTTGATGATAAATGGGAAGTTATTCTCAGTGACCATCAAGGTATAATAACAGTGGATTTAGCTGATAAAGATCTTCCAAGtagagaaagactttttttaagaaaaaaaatggataaaagagAGAAGAGTGACATGATAACCGTCTGTGAGCCTTTGCCTCCTCAGGTACAAAATGAGATTTCCGATGTAAGTGATTGTAAATCATTTATCTGGAAATTTCCAGAGGCAGGTCAGACTTTAAAAATTTATGTCACAGTGGTAAATAGTCCAGGATTTTTCTGGTGTCACTGTGCTGATACCAAAGATGTGAGCTACATcgagaaaaaaatagaggaagCCGAAAAGCTTGGGCTAAGCTCTCTGAACGATAGCAAGTCTTGTATTAAAAGTGGTGATACTTGTCTAGCAAAATACAGTCAAGATGGGTGGTTCTACAGAGCTCAGATCAGCAGTGTGAAAGATGACAGTGTAGTTGTTAGACATGTGGATTACGGAAGTGAGGAAGCCATCAGCCTGGAGATGATCCGACAGATGCCATGTGAACTGCTCAGAGTACCTGCACAAGCATTTGCTTGCTGTCTGTCAGGTTTCAGTCCCTCAGAGGGCTCATGGCTTAGTGATGCAAATAAGAAGTTTTATGATATGACTGAAAACCTTGCATTAGGAGCTGAAGTAGTAGAAATTCGGGAAAACAAAGATTCTGAAGTCCCTCTGTGTGTTGTCAAGCTGGAAGCTTCTGGCAATAGTATTAATGAAGAGATGAAGCCTTTCTGGAAGGCTAATAAAGAAACTGGTGACAGTGCTTTCTCAAACCTTTGCAACTCCCTAAAGGAAAATAGCAGTTCAAACAGCAATTTGGGTCTTTGTCTCGACAAAGAAACTACTGCTGTTTGTGGATTAGCTCAGGAAGAGAgtgaaaatgctttgttttgttctgatcCTTTCCTGGGTATAACTTCTGAGTGCATAGAGACTGCAGAAGCAAATGTGTCAGTGGGAGCTGCCAGTGGGAAGGTTGATGATGGGTACGAGATGGGAAAGTGTGAGAATAGTTTTGATAAAGAGATAGCTCTGTCTGAAGGTGACAGTGATAACAATATGTTACTAGAACCAATGAGAAGCTACAGTCCTCATATTGTGGGGAATGGAATGAAAGCTGTAGAACAAGACTTGCCTGAAATAATGCTtggagagcaggctgagccGAAAGCAAAACTGACAGGcagtgctccagcagccagccttttcctaggaaaagaacaagaactGCAGAGATTGCCAGTGCTCCGGGCACAGCCATCTGCAAGCAATGGAACAGGGACATTAGAACTGGATCCGTTAGAAATGCACTTACCATGTTATGATCTAAACGAGCTCTTGGAGGAGCTAGAGGGACTTTTGGAAAAGTCCTCCTTTGGTGAAGGAACAAAGGAAGCACTGGAAGCAAAGTCACTTGAAATGCAGGCAGCATCAGGCAGCAAAGCAAGAGAGATGGTGTTGGAACAGGAACTGCTGGAGCTGACAGATGTGAGGGAGGAGACAGGGCAGTTGGGAGCTCTGAACTGTCTTGAAGTTTTACCATTACGtaatgagaaagaaaacctgGTGCCTTCAGTTAGTGACAGAGAGAAGGCAGTAGAGCTGATTGCATCTGATGTTCAGCCTTCTTTGGGAGAGAAGACCAAGAAACTGCAAGCAAATTTGTCTGGAATTCATGAAACAGAAGCTGTACTAGATGATTGGATGGAAGCAGACCCTCCTTCCCTATGGCTGCCAACATCTGGTGGTAGACCTGAGAAAGAACTGTGCCAGAAGATGCATGACAAGCAGTTGATGCTAGGAGCCAAATTTGAGCCCTTTCTGGAACTGGTGCTGCCTGATGTTCAGCCGCCTCAGGAAGACAGGGAGGAGGACTTGTTAGGGCTGGAACATGATGTGCTGCAGAGTTCTGCAAATAGTGGAAgtcaattttcatttctttcaaaagactCAGCAAATCAGAGGCGTGTTTTCACTGTGAAGTCACATGACTGCAAAGTTGAGAAACACAAGGGGTGGCGGAAGAAGAAAGAGGACTGTGTGGAAGAATGGATGGAACAAGACTTGACTGACTCATTTAAAGAGAGTGGAAATACGTGTGTTCAGTCTTTAGGCTGTAGGCCTGGGgaagatgaaaagcaaaatgagaacTTGGCTGACTGCAATGCAG CACACCATGACTATCCTTGTAATCTGAAGGGCTTTGCTGTTGGTTCCAAATGTGTGGTGTGGACCTCTCTCAAATGGTGCGACGCTCGCATTTTGGAGGTATCTGAGAAGGGTACCAAG GTCTTGAACCTCTGCAGTGGCAATGAGGAGATTGTGCATCCTGAGAACGTCTGGAACGGAATTCCTGACTGGGCTCACAGATCCTCTGAG GCATTAACCCCTGCAACAGAAAACTTGCAGTCCTTACCAGAGGAGTCCTTACTTCAAG AAAAGCAAACTGGCTGCAGTAGCAATTTAGCTGAAGATGCTCATGTCCTCCAGCATTGTTGA